The Meles meles chromosome 6, mMelMel3.1 paternal haplotype, whole genome shotgun sequence genome has a window encoding:
- the TCL1B gene encoding T-cell leukemia/lymphoma protein 1B: MASGASPWLGVPPHRLWAVRPGIYEDEKGRTWVTVVVRLSPSQRARGRGYPGSTHEPSITVHMWQMPVHPQEPMSPSRLTLSQLPLMWQLYPGRRYRAMDSRLWELVDHGQIASTEQLILAQLPPGE; the protein is encoded by the exons ATGGCCTCTGGGGCTTCTCCGTGGCTTGGGGTGCCCCCGCACCGTCTGTGGGCCGTGAGGCCTGGCATCTACGAGGACGAGAAGGGGAGGACCTGGGTGACCGTGGTCGTGCGGCTCAGTCCCTCCCAGAGAGCTCGGGGCAGGGGGTACCCCGGCAGCACA CATGAACCCAGCATCACAGTGCACATGTGGCAGATGCCCGTGCACCCCCAGGAGCCCATGTCCCCCAGCCGGCTGACCCTCTCCCAGCTGCCCCTCATGTGGCAGCTCTACCCTGGAAGAAGGTACAGAGCAATGGACTCCCGGCTCTGGGAATTGGTGGACCACGGCCAG ATTGCCTCCACAGAGCAGCTGATCCTGGCACAGCTGCCCCCCGGGGAGTGA